From one Lycium ferocissimum isolate CSIRO_LF1 chromosome 7, AGI_CSIRO_Lferr_CH_V1, whole genome shotgun sequence genomic stretch:
- the LOC132065662 gene encoding putative disease resistance protein RGA3 codes for MAEAFLQVLLDNLTSFIQGELVLIFGFENEFKKLSSTFSTIQVVLEDALEKQLKDEAIENWLQKLNAAAYEVDDILDKCKTEAARFNQSLLGCIRPNIITFRYKVGKRMKGIMEKLDAIAEERRKFHLREKIAEKQAATRETGFVLAEPQVYGRDKEEDEIVKILIKNVNNAQDLPVLPILGMGGLGKTTVAQMVFNNQRVIEHFNLKIWVCVSDDFDEKRLIKAIVESIEGRPIGDMDLAPLQKKLQELLNGKRYLLVLDDVWNDDQEKWAKLKAVLKVGARGASVLATTRLRKVGSIMGTLQPYQLSNLSQEDCWLSFMQRAFGYQKETNPDLMAIGKEIVNKCGGVPLAANTLGGLLRFKREKSEWEHVRDNEIWSLPQDETSILGALRLSYHHLPLDLRQCFAFCAVFPKDTKMEKKNLITLWMEHGFILSKGNLELEDVGNEVWKELYLRSFFQEVEEDKFGNTYFKMHDLIHDLATSLFSTNTRSSKIRQVRVAEKNIMSIGFAEEVPSYSPLLLKRFASLRVLDMKFSKVEQLSSSIGDLIHLRLLNLFGSSIRSLPKRLCKLQNLQTLDLSCCISLSYLPKQTSTLRSLRNLLFKCCLLTSMPPRIGSLTCLKTLECFVVGQRKGYLLGELRNLNLHGSLSITHLERVKNDKDAKEANLSTKANLYNLSMSWDIRAYGFESEKNLDEKVLEALRPHPNLKSLKLTGFRGFHFPNWMNASVLKNVVSIEIGCENCSCLPPFGELPCLETLKLYNGSAEVEYIEEDNGHSGFPTIRFPYLKRLAIERFPNLKGLLRTVGEDQFSMLEEMEIWHCPMFVFPTLSSVKKLDVWGKLDATSFSSISKLSTLTSLSIDHNLEVTTLPEQMFKLANLESLSIIYFKKLRQLPSSLASLNALKRLEIRYCYALESLLEQGMEGLTSLTDLYVQNCKMLKSLPEGLQHKTALTSLQVYGCPAMIKRCENGMGEDWHKIAHIPNVDIG; via the exons ATGGCAGAAGCTTTCCTTCAAGTTTTACTAGACAATCTGACTTCTTTTATCCAAGGGGAACTTGTATTGATTTTCGGTTTTGAAAATGAGTTCAAAAAGCTTTCGAGCACGTTTTCTACGATCCAAGTTGTGCTTGAAGATGCTTTGGAGAAGCAATTGAAGGACGAGGCAATAGAGAATTGGTTGCAGAAACTCAATGCTGCTGCATATGAAGTCGATGACATATTGGACAAATGTAAAACTGAGGCAGCAAGATTTAATCAGTCTCTATTAGGGTGTATTCGTCCAAATATTATCACTTTCCGTTACAAGGTTggaaaaagaatgaaaggaaTTATGGAGAAACTAGATGCAATTGCTGAGGAAAGAAGGAAATTCCATTTGCGCGAAAAGATTGCGGAGAAACAAGCTGCTACACGTGAAACAG GTTTTGTTTTAGCGGAACCACAAGTCTATGGAAGGGACAAAGAGGAGGACGAGATAGTGAAAATCCTGATAAAAAATGTTAATAATGCCCAAGACCTTCCGGTGCTCCCAATACTTGGTATGGGGGGACTAGGAAAGACGACAGTTGCGCAAATGGTTTTCAATAATCAGAGAGTGATTGAGCATTTCAATCTAAAGATATGGGTTTGTGTCTCAGATGATTTTGATGAGAAAAGGTTGATAAAGGCAATTGTAGAATCTATTGAAGGAAGGCCTATTGGTGACATGGACTTGGCTCCCCTCCAAAAGAAGCTTCAAGAgttgttgaatggaaaaagATACTTGCTTGTTTTAGATGATGTTTGGAATGATGATCAAGAAAAGTGGGCTAAGTTAAAAGCAGTCTTAAAGGTTGGAGCTAGAGGTGCTTCTGTTCTAGCCACTACTCGTCTTAGAAAGGTTGGATCAATTATGGGAACTTTGCAACCATATCAGTTATCAAATTTGTCTCAAGAAGATTGTTGGTTGTCGTTTATGCAACGTGCATTTGGGTACCAAAAGGAAACAAACCCCGACCTTATGGCCATTGGAAAGGAGATTGTGAATAAATGTGGGGGTGTGCCTCTAGCAGCCAATACTCTTGGAGGTCTTTTACGcttcaagagagaaaaaagcGAATGGGAACATGTGAGAGACAATGAGATTTGGAGTTTACCGCAAGATGAAACTTCAATATTGGGTGCTTTGAGACTGAGTTATCATCACCTTCCACTTGATTTGAGGCAATGTTTTGCTTTCTGTGCAGTATTCCCAAAAGACactaaaatggaaaagaaaaatctcaTCACTCTCTGGATGGAACATGGTTTTATTTTATCAAAAGGAAATTTGGAGCTAGAGGATGTGGGTAATGAAGTATGGAAAGAACTATACTTGAGGTCTTTCTTCCAAGAGGTCGAAGAAGATAAATTTGGTAATACTTATTTCAAGATGCATGATCTCATCCACGATTTGGCTACTTCTCTGTTCTCAACAAACACAAGGAGCAGCAAAATTCGTCAAGTAAGAGTAGCAGAGAAAAATATCATGTCCATTGGTTTTGCTGAAGAGGTGCCTTCTTACTCTCCTTTGCTCTTGAAAAGGTTTGCCTCGCTAAGGGTTcttgatatgaaattttcaaagGTGGAGCAGTTATCATCTTCCATCGGAGATCTAATACATTTAAGGTTGTTGAACTTGTTTGGCAGTAGCATCCGTAGCCTTCCAAAGAGGTTATGCAAGCTTCAAAATCTGCAGACTCTCGATCTATCATGTTGTATCTCACTTTCCTATTTGCCAAAACAAACAAGTACACTACGGAGTCTTAGAAATCTCCTGTTCAAGTGTTGTCTACTGACGTCTATGCCACCAAGAATAGGATCATTGACATGCCTTAAGACACTAGAGTGCTTTGTTGTGGGTCAGAGGAAAGGTTATCTACTTGGCGAACTACGAAACCTAAACCTACATGGCTCACTTTCAATCACACACCTTGAGAGAGTGAAGAATGATAAGGATGCAAAAGAAGCTAATTTATCTACAAAAGCAAATTTGTACAATTTAAGCATGAGTTGGGATATTAGGGCATATGGATTTGAAtcagaaaaaaatttggatgaaaaagtGCTTGAAGCCCTCAGACCACACCCCAATCTGAAATCATTAAAGCTCACTGGCTTCAGAGGTTTTCATTTCCCAAATTGGATGAATGCTTCAGTTTTGAAAAATGTTGTCTCTATTGAAATTGGATGTGAAAACTGCTCGTGTTTACCACCCTTTGGGGAGCTGCCTTGTCTAGAAACTCTAAAGTTATACAACGGGTCTGCGGAGGTGGAGTATATTGAAGAGGATAATGGTCATTCTGGATTCCCCACAATAAGATTCCCGTACTTGAAACGACTTGCTATAGAAAGGTTTCCCAATCTGAAAGGATTGTTGAGAACGGTAGGAGAAGATCAATTCTCCATGCTTGAAGAAATGGAGATTTGGCATTGTCCTATGTTTGTTTTTCCAACCCTGTCTTCTGTCAAGAAATTAGATGTCTGGGGCAAATTAGATGCAACAAGTTTTAGCTCCATATCTAAGCTTAGCACTCTTACTTCCCTCTCTATTGACCATAACCTTGAAGTAACTACACTCCCAGAACAAATGTTCAAACTTGCGAATCTTGAGTCCTTGAGTATTATATACTTCAAAAAACTCAGACAGTTGCCTAGCAGCCTGGCTAGTCTCAATGCTTTGAAGCGTCTGGAAATTCGTTATTGTTACGCACTAGAGAGTCTCCTCGAGCAAGGAATGGAAGGTTTAACTTCCCTCACCGACTTATATGTTCAAAACTGTAAGATGCTAAAATCTTTACCCGAGGGATTGCAGCACAAAACAGCCCTCACAAGTCTACAAGTTTATGGCTGCCCAGCAATGATAAAGCGGTGTGAGAACGGGATGGGAGAGGACTGGCACAAAATTGCTCACATTCCAAATGTGGATATTGGTTAG